A stretch of the Streptomyces sp. NBC_01428 genome encodes the following:
- a CDS encoding ABC transporter permease codes for MSVVPAGVLPGSALPLAADTGAAELGPPARLWPSLAAVYRAQLSRARVARIPLLFVATFQSVGIMIMMRGVVDGGAEARAVVAGSTVLVVAFVALNLLAQYFGQLRASGGLDHYATLPVPPAAVVLGAAGAYASFTVPGTLVTAVFGCVLFGLPLAHLWVLAAVVPLAGAALAGLGAAFGLLAPRPELATLLGQLGMSAALLLGVLPADRMPTVVQYARDLLPSTYGVEAFARTFGAHPDWAAVLGDLAVCAGVGVVSLALATWAYRRAAVR; via the coding sequence GTGAGTGTCGTACCCGCCGGAGTTCTGCCGGGCAGTGCGCTGCCGCTGGCAGCGGACACCGGTGCCGCGGAACTGGGGCCGCCCGCGCGGCTCTGGCCGTCGCTGGCCGCCGTGTACCGGGCGCAGCTCTCCCGGGCCCGTGTCGCGCGGATCCCGCTGCTGTTCGTGGCCACCTTCCAGTCCGTCGGCATCATGATCATGATGCGCGGCGTGGTGGACGGCGGCGCCGAGGCGCGGGCCGTGGTGGCCGGGTCGACCGTCCTGGTCGTCGCGTTCGTCGCCCTCAACCTGCTCGCGCAGTACTTCGGACAGCTCCGGGCGAGCGGCGGGCTCGACCACTACGCGACGCTGCCGGTGCCCCCGGCGGCCGTGGTGCTCGGAGCCGCGGGCGCGTACGCGTCCTTCACCGTGCCCGGCACCCTGGTCACCGCCGTCTTCGGCTGCGTGCTCTTCGGGCTGCCGCTCGCCCATCTGTGGGTGCTCGCCGCGGTCGTCCCCCTCGCGGGCGCCGCGCTCGCCGGTCTCGGGGCCGCGTTCGGGCTGCTCGCGCCCCGTCCCGAGCTGGCCACCCTGCTCGGTCAGCTGGGCATGTCGGCCGCGCTGCTGCTGGGCGTGCTGCCCGCGGACCGGATGCCGACCGTGGTCCAGTACGCCCGCGATCTGCTGCCCTCGACCTACGGCGTCGAGGCGTTCGCCCGCACCTTCGGCGCCCATCCCGACTGGGCCGCCGTCCTCGGCGATCTGGCCGTCTGCGCCGGGGTCGGGGTCGTCTCGCTGGCCCTGGCGACCTGGGCCTACCGCCGGGCAGCCGTCCGGTGA
- a CDS encoding NYN domain-containing protein produces the protein MDRCIVLVDAGYLLGAAASLLAGEPSRSRITVDHAALIQGLRERAESDTERPLLRIYWFDGAPDRVPQPEHRRLRVMPRVTVRLGALTRSDGRWAQKGVDAAMHAELTELARNRACSDVVLVTGDGDLLPGMMAAKEHGVAVHLWAVQAADGDYNQSEDLVAEADERRVLDRVWITKAVRAKDFGGVCAPPPVPRPEIAAILSAPLPESALAAAAEHSAPEPEHHQAAESQNGVQERVPAPKGVPTPKDLAALRGPGTQAAQHPTNATLRWSSDKGWVDRPGGVAEPAEAAALPTLAQLTSAEQRWADREEDITTVGGDPYEVGQVFARRWMARLTDAGHLQKLSAMYPRVPHRVDGELLRYAARFGLLAHKDDQIDEHDRYAIRAGFWREIDVRTTAEHAPAGE, from the coding sequence GTGGACCGCTGCATCGTCCTGGTGGACGCCGGGTATCTGCTCGGGGCTGCTGCCAGCCTTCTCGCCGGGGAGCCCTCGCGCTCCCGGATCACGGTCGACCACGCCGCCCTCATCCAGGGCCTGCGCGAGCGCGCCGAGTCCGACACCGAGCGGCCGTTGCTGCGCATCTACTGGTTCGACGGCGCCCCCGACCGCGTACCGCAGCCGGAGCACCGCAGGCTGCGGGTGATGCCCAGGGTGACCGTGCGCCTGGGCGCGCTGACCCGCAGCGACGGACGCTGGGCGCAGAAGGGCGTGGACGCCGCGATGCACGCCGAACTGACCGAACTGGCCCGCAACCGCGCCTGCTCCGACGTGGTCCTGGTGACCGGCGACGGGGATCTACTGCCGGGCATGATGGCCGCCAAGGAGCACGGCGTCGCCGTACACCTGTGGGCCGTGCAGGCCGCTGACGGCGACTACAACCAGTCCGAGGACCTGGTGGCCGAGGCGGACGAGCGCCGGGTCCTCGACCGTGTGTGGATCACCAAGGCGGTTCGCGCGAAGGACTTCGGCGGCGTGTGCGCGCCGCCGCCGGTGCCGCGTCCGGAGATCGCCGCGATCCTCTCCGCGCCGCTGCCCGAGTCGGCTCTCGCTGCGGCGGCCGAGCACTCCGCGCCGGAGCCCGAGCACCATCAGGCCGCCGAATCGCAGAACGGCGTCCAGGAGCGCGTGCCCGCCCCCAAGGGCGTGCCGACCCCCAAGGACCTGGCCGCGCTGCGCGGACCGGGCACCCAGGCCGCCCAGCACCCCACGAACGCCACCCTGCGCTGGTCCTCGGACAAGGGCTGGGTCGACCGGCCCGGGGGAGTGGCGGAGCCGGCCGAGGCCGCCGCGCTGCCCACCCTCGCGCAGCTCACCTCCGCCGAGCAGCGCTGGGCGGACCGCGAGGAGGACATCACCACCGTCGGCGGCGATCCGTACGAGGTCGGTCAGGTCTTCGCCCGCCGCTGGATGGCGCGGCTCACCGACGCGGGTCATCTGCAGAAGCTGTCGGCGATGTACCCCCGCGTCCCGCACCGGGTCGACGGTGAACTGCTGCGTTACGCGGCCCGGTTCGGCCTGCTCGCGCACAAGGACGACCAGATCGACGAGCACGACCGGTACGCGATCCGGGCCGGCTTCTGGCGTGAGATCGACGTGCGCACGACCGCCGAGCACGCGCCCGCAGGGGAGTGA
- a CDS encoding AAA family ATPase: MTAPLTPPPPPHEQSPQDRQQPHHAWQAPQTHGPAAHPAYPAAYEASYGQDGPGMKTELREAAVITVAVALAGALLGVLWWWLAPHVPLIADDTTVYIKDTEGEQAIGVDGTFTLLALGFGALSALVVFLLRRRGGVPLVVSLALGGLLGSLLAWRIGVWLGPTQNVVAHARAVGKGVTFSAPLKLGAKGALLAWSLTALVVHLALTALFGPRDPDPYQQSPYQSTPSGPPV; this comes from the coding sequence GTGACCGCTCCGCTGACTCCACCTCCGCCGCCGCACGAACAGTCCCCCCAGGACCGGCAGCAACCGCACCATGCCTGGCAGGCCCCGCAGACGCACGGACCCGCGGCGCACCCCGCGTACCCGGCGGCGTACGAGGCCTCCTACGGACAGGACGGACCCGGGATGAAGACCGAACTGCGGGAGGCCGCCGTGATCACGGTGGCGGTGGCGCTCGCGGGGGCGCTCCTCGGAGTGCTCTGGTGGTGGCTGGCGCCCCACGTGCCGCTGATCGCGGACGACACCACGGTGTACATCAAGGACACCGAGGGGGAGCAGGCCATCGGCGTCGATGGAACGTTCACTCTTCTCGCCCTGGGCTTCGGGGCCCTGAGCGCGCTGGTCGTGTTCCTGCTGCGCCGGCGCGGTGGTGTGCCGCTGGTGGTGTCGCTCGCCCTCGGCGGTCTGCTGGGCTCGCTGCTCGCCTGGCGCATCGGCGTCTGGCTCGGTCCGACGCAGAACGTGGTCGCGCACGCCAGGGCCGTCGGCAAGGGCGTCACGTTCTCCGCGCCGTTGAAGCTCGGCGCGAAGGGCGCGCTGCTCGCGTGGTCGCTGACCGCTCTGGTGGTCCATCTGGCCCTCACGGCCCTGTTCGGTCCCCGGGACCCCGATCCGTACCAGCAGAGCCCGTACCAGTCGACGCCCTCAGGGCCCCCCGTCTAG
- a CDS encoding ABC transporter ATP-binding protein, whose protein sequence is MCAVRGLTKTYPAVRGRRGTPATPEVRATDDVRLDIRRGEIFGLLGPNGAGKSTLVRQLTGLMRPDSGSVEILGHDIVRHPERAARILAYLGQESTALDELTVSLAAETTGRLRGLDLRTARAERDAVLDELGLTALASRPLKKLSGGQRRLACLASALVGRRPLLVLDEPTTGMDPVARRAVWAAVDRRRVDQGATVLLVTHNVIEAETVLDRVAVMDEGRVIACDTPAGLKERVAGEVRVELVWRTSAPLHVPEVAALRDRAVESGRRWTLRLAPEEARAAVATVTGGAAFAALDDFTLATPSLEDVYLALGGHATQGLVKA, encoded by the coding sequence GTGTGCGCCGTGCGCGGTCTGACCAAGACCTACCCGGCCGTCCGCGGCCGTCGGGGCACCCCGGCGACGCCCGAGGTCAGGGCCACCGACGACGTACGCCTCGACATCCGCCGCGGTGAGATCTTCGGGCTCCTCGGCCCGAACGGCGCCGGCAAGTCCACCCTGGTCCGCCAGCTGACCGGGCTGATGCGCCCCGACAGCGGCAGCGTCGAGATCCTCGGGCACGACATCGTGCGCCACCCCGAACGGGCCGCGCGGATCCTCGCCTACCTCGGGCAGGAGTCCACCGCCCTCGACGAGCTGACCGTCTCCCTGGCCGCCGAGACCACCGGACGGCTGCGCGGACTCGACCTGCGCACGGCCCGGGCCGAGCGGGACGCCGTCCTCGACGAACTGGGCCTGACCGCGCTCGCCTCCCGCCCCCTGAAGAAGCTGTCCGGCGGACAGCGCAGGCTCGCCTGCCTCGCCTCCGCGCTCGTCGGGCGGCGCCCGCTGCTCGTGCTCGACGAGCCCACCACCGGCATGGACCCGGTCGCCCGGCGCGCCGTCTGGGCCGCCGTCGACCGGCGCCGGGTGGACCAGGGCGCCACGGTCCTGCTCGTCACCCACAACGTCATCGAGGCCGAGACCGTCCTCGACCGGGTCGCCGTCATGGACGAGGGGCGGGTCATCGCCTGCGACACCCCGGCCGGCCTCAAGGAACGCGTCGCGGGCGAGGTGCGGGTGGAACTCGTCTGGCGTACGAGCGCCCCGCTGCATGTCCCCGAGGTCGCCGCGCTGCGCGACCGCGCGGTCGAGTCCGGCCGCCGCTGGACGCTGCGGCTCGCGCCGGAGGAGGCCCGCGCGGCCGTGGCCACGGTCACCGGAGGCGCCGCGTTCGCCGCCCTCGACGACTTCACCCTGGCCACACCGAGCCTGGAGGACGTCTACCTCGCCCTCGGCGGGCACGCGACGCAGGGACTGGTGAAGGCGTGA